In Huiozyma naganishii CBS 8797 chromosome 5, complete genome, the genomic window CACCAGAAACCGGTTGGAGTCTATCACCCGTTTTAAATTCCCTCGTACAGATTCGAAGCACTGAATATAGATTTCGTGAGTGGTATGGTTTTTGACGAAGGTTACGACCAAGTAATGGTGATCACAGATAGATTAACAAAGTGGGCCATATTCGAACCACTTAGCAAGACCACCAACGGAAACTATCGCCGATATCATTTTTAACAAAGTGATTTTCCAGTACGGAGTGCCGCGATTCATTGTATCGGATCGCGACCCGAAGTTCACAAATACGTTGTGGGAGCACTTCACTTACCGGTTAGGAATACAAGTGCATATGTCGACCGCATATAACCCTCAAAGTGATGGCCAAGTAGAGCGCCTAGACAAAACGATGGAAGAATACATGCGGACATTCTGCAAGAACCGGCAGGGTGCGTGAAGTACCTCCAGACAGCAGCGTTTGCTTATAACACTGCGTACCAGGCGTCGATCAAATGTTCACCCTTCATGGCCTTACGTGGTTACCCCGTACGTTTCTTGGGTATATTGAATCCAGTGTGGGATAAGCCGAAGTATACAATTCTGCAAAAAGCAGAAAAACTCCTTGCAAAGTATGGAACAGTATCTCACAGATCGAGAAGCTCAATTGTCATTAGCAATGAGTTGGTTAAAGGAGGCAGTGTCCAATATCAAAAACCAAGTGGTGGCCTCCCCTTCATTTAACGGACCCAGTAACAACGCCATGACGATCATACCGCCAGATAAGGAAGTCGTCTCAATTTCTATCGGAACTGTTAAAACAAAAGAGTTACGAGACAATCGAGACAATCAGAGTACAGAATGTTGTCTGTTCCTTGTCCACACTGCTACGACAGAATCGGAAAACGCACACACCGTGACTGACACCGAGTCTGTCCAGACTATTAAGGCGCAATACAAAAACGTAATTGCGTCATCCTTACCCCTACGCACGACGTATACTGGTAAGATCCAACACGTCATTGACCTTATTCCCGGTACTTCTCCTACACATAGTAGACCGTACCGGATGTCGggggagaagaaacaggaactttcaaaacaaaTCAGAGAACTCATTCGAGACGAAAGAATCTTTCCTACAACGTCACCTTATGGTGCGCCTGTGTTATTtgtgaaaaagaaggatGGTACGAGACGACTATGTGTGGACTATCGAAAACTCAACAGCCACACGATCAAGAGCCGATTCCCTTTACCACTTATTGACAATTTATTTGACCAGTTAGCAGGAGCCAAATTCTTTTCGTCCCTCGATTTGATCTCTGGATACCACCAGATTCCTATAAAGGACCAAGACCGTATGAAAACAGCGTTTTTGACGCATGAAGGACAATTTGCATGGCGTGTGATGCCCTTCGGGCTTACCTCAGCGCCTTCCACGTTCCAAATGCTCATGAATGGTGTACTACGCGATTACCTTAACAAATTCGTTGTTGTCTACCTTGATGACATCCTCGTCTACTCCCCATCTAAGGAGCAACACGCCGAACATCTCAGCCTAGTTTTGGACCATCTTCGGGCCGTGCATTTAACCGCTAAGGAATCGAAATGCAGTTTTTTCAAACGACAGATCCACTTCCTAGGACATATGATTGACGGTACCGGGATTCACATGGACAACACGAAACTTACCGCTATTACCAGCTAGCCAACGCCAACAACGGCAACCCAATGTAAACAGTTTTTAGGGCTGGCCGGCTACTATCGCAGGTTCATCTCTAAATTCAGCAGCACTGCACGTCTCTTACACGAATACGCGTCGGCCAAGACCGGATAAGGGGAGAGCCAAGCTGAGGCGTTCCAAAAGCTTAAAAGTGCTTTGAGCAGCAATCCAGTACTGGTTCCCTTAAACGGACGTCGCGGTACCAATCGTGTGGTCTaattctttcaatttccaGTTCAGTTTAGAAATCAGTTTCGCATTGATTACAGAAGTCTGAGCTCCACAGTCCAATGTAACCTTTATCGGTTCGTCGTTCACAGTAACGAACCTCGAAACGAGGTCTTTGATCATAGTGTGCGTAGTCGGtttgttcagtttgttcaatttgttcGGTTTTGGCCAAAAATGTGTTGCTGTAGGGTCTTCTTGCAACCTTATTAGTCTTTTGACTGTTCTGGGCGGTTCTGTTCGTTTTTGTAGTAGCAGTCTGAAACGGTATGGCCTCGGCGTTTGCAATGCTTACAAAACTTGGTGGAGCGCACCCCTTTTTTATGTGCTCTTTTGTATGGTCTCTCTGTGTTAGAGCTCGTGTGGACACTATGATCGGTACGTTTGTTTTTCCACAACCGTTCGCGGTTAAGTGCAACCGTCAACAGGCGCCTCCATGGTAGCTGGCAATTCGGATCTAGCTCGCTTACTTTCTCCTGAAGATCAGGTTTGAGAGCGGCTCGAAAGGCTGCGTTAAACACGTATGCTGGATAATCTGGTGGGCTTGGGTCTCTATTCTGCGGAAATAGTCCCCAAGTTCGCTAACCGTACCTGTTTGTTGCGCATGGTGTAACTTCTTATAGGTATCCCAATAGGGAGCCGGGTTACCGAAACTCTTGGTCATTGACTCAAGTAATTCTGCCAACGAGCTAAATTTCTTGTAGTTATCCTGGTACCAATTCGTATGCTCCCTGGTCAAGGTATAGGCGAGTAGACTAATTTTTACTACTTCGGCTAGCCTCCTTAACACTGGGGATTTGAATTGGATCTCCACGCGTCTTTTCCACACTGTGAAACGGTCACTAGCGTCCTCAAAAACAGTGGACTCTATATTTAGTGTTGTATCTTTGAGTACTTCCAAGGCGGTCTGGTATCTCAGTAGTTGCGCGTCGTTCAGAATCAAATCGCCATTCGCATCCACAGAGACATTCACCAATTGACTTTCCTTCGATGTGGTGGTCTCCGCAATCGGTTCTTCGGTTGGTAAGACAGTGGGCGTTGTATTGGCAGTCGCAACAACTGCATTGGCGTCGACCGTTGGCTTTGTAGTTGCAACAGGTTCTGCAGTAGCAGTTGCCGCCGGTGCGGTGACTGGAACAGAGGCGGAAATCTTGGGTTCTAGTTGTTTCATAAGTCTCAGCATCTATTCTTTaaattcttcgagatcCTTCTGGGTGATTGGCCGACTATCTTGCTCTGACATCGCACAGTACTTAGAATAGCACAAAACCTCTAAGTCCTGTAGCAGCACTACCAAATATAGAGTCGGTAATGTGGGATGACTATATCAATACTTTTATAAAGCGAATAGTTCTCCGGTTCTCCTACATCCGAGTAATACGTTGATGAGTGACATTAAAAGATGAGATTctggaagaagagaaactgTTAGGTGGATAATTTTAAAATCACTAGGTACGATTAAAGTGCTAAAAAAAGgtcaaaaaagaaatggacGAGTCCGGAGTCGAACCGAAGACCTCTCCCATGCTAAGGGAGCGCGCTACCAACTACGCCACACGCCCGTatgtttcttgtttttttgtaatAAAGTATaattatatatagataatCCACTGATGAATCTAGTATCTAGTTACTCTATAATCAATGCTTGGTTTTTTTATTAGAGAACACCATCATACATACGAGTACATACGTACATACCggtttatatacgtgtGAGTGGAACGTTGTTTACTCGCTCGCTCAATGTCTACGTACCGTTAGCGCCGAGCTGGGTAATGACCTAATTATTATTTAGGTCCTGATGTAGGTGTTACTacatcaaaattttttgtaagGTAGCGTTAATGataattaatgttttgagtaaACTTTAAGGTATATAAGAGTCTAaacagtgatcaattgtctgtCCTCTCTATATAAGgaatatatagaaagagaatatataaaggaaaCGGGAcgaggattccaatgactggaatctgtggccttcatataataattggtgaagctggatcaaACCGCATtagcttgggtctgtccgttcgttatatgtgttggaaattatagGTCCAAACCCTGTAATCTTCCTGGAgataagtacatttttgtctcacgtgaaaatggagaattTTCACAACagtatttttcactggatGAAGATATTTGAGGATATCTCTATATAGTATTATGTACACtacatagttctgtttagagaagccgatacagttttcataTTAGTCCTATCGTAGAATGGAGATGCATCCCGTCAGCAACCAGTATTTTTAATTTGGGGATTAGACCGTCGATGTAGAATCTGGTCACACTTACCATTTGGTCGTGAACTATGCATATGTCCTATGTCTTATCTAATTATACTTACTCTATTCCATAGTGACTTCTTTCAAGCTGTTACCTTTTGTTGCGTCATCATTTGCTCTTCCCAGATATTGAACATCTCTACTGTCTTCTATCTTTTGGTTTTGTCCTGACTTTTCCTATATCCTTGTGTCCAGGTTGTCGAATAAGGTATTCCTAACCAGCTGAGCTGAGTTCCAAGATTAATACTATAACACTCTTGTTTAAATAAACGGGGGTACTCATGAGGCATAATTTATTACGTAACGTCTGGAGAAATTGATTATTACTGAAGTTAGGAACATCAAAGCAAAATGTGCCCAATACTTTTTTCAATAAACCTATCTTGGAGTGATAATTTCATGTGCTGCCAACTTTTTGAGTTCAGATCTACCTCAGATCCAAAATGTCTCTTCAGCGGTCGTCGTCAAAAAATCAGTAGAAGCTCCCTCATTATGAAATATAATGCCCAGGTTAGTATATGAATTTCAAAGTGCTTTACTTTTTATATGATGAAGACCAATGTGATCTTTTTTATTAGCTCATTATTTTACCGCTTCTATCCGTTAAACTGTAAGAACTAAAGTCGGTTACGATTAATTAAACTGTGTAAGGgctctgatattgtgtatttacgccgtatatGTAAGTATttagttatatcagttatacttgcttgtctaagCCTGGTTCGTTCGGtgggtcctggatttagagacaGTCTTGAGAGATGTCGCtgcagataccttgcggcttatatatgttccggataacgggccatctGCATGTCTTGtgttcgtatactcacatgtcggaTTTATAGTAGTTCgcagtactgtattagatagagtaacgggtcatgagtccattcccaaagggagttcccaatttatcctcaaATAAACTAGAACTTCAGAATACTTTAATCCTGGATTGATTTCTTCGGTCTGAGGATATAGAAAATctctgaaaagaaaacattTTCCAGGGTTTTGGTAGAGCAGTATGACCTTTCAATTATGGGTTAACTTTGGGAACTTTTAAATTTGACATCAAGGAATGGGATACAAGATGAATTTAGGGACAGTGATGACCGAGTATTAAATTAGACACTGGGTGGATAAGTTCTTAACAAGTTGCAACCCGAACCTCTCGGTAATATGTCTGGAATAAGTAATGACAGTCCACAATGCACAGCCACATCACAAAGATGTTACGAATATTCTATAAATAAAACAACCCCATGAGCTGGAGATGATCTGCTAAAGTAAACCTTTTTGGTGGGAATGACGCAATTGGTTACATGTTTTTGGTATACAGCCTTTACCCGATACGGTTTGTAAAGTGGTCCATCGTATCATGTTTAACTCAAAGTCCTAACCCTCCCCCAATCCATTAGCCCCGCTCTCAAAGACCTTACGCAATCTACGCTACTATTGGAAGAATATAGCGTAATAAgcctcgttcttcttggacgTGTGGTGCCGTGACTCGACCTAAGAAATTAGCCTCCTTGTTTCCCTAAAACAGTGCACATTGCTGCTCTTCTAAATCCTGACTGTTAGTACAAGGGAGAACACTGTTGCTCCTGCAAAGATTGAGGGGGAATTaatttctgttttttggCATGCAACATATCTAAGCCCGGAAATTTCAGGTATCAGCCTTACATGACTAACTGGTGTCAATACTCCCGATCTATCTATAGCATGGCTACGACCACATCAATAAACGACATGTACTGCTGCGAGTATACCGTTTTGGGTAAAATGTTACATCTCGCCGTTCCTTGTCGTTCATATTCgtaaaaaaattcaaagaatgtCTGTCGCTTGTCATTAACGTCGTGggaacaacaacgataGCCGAGCCCCGCCGCGATTCCTCATAATTACCCCTTAGCATAGTTTCAAGGTACAGGCAGCGTGTACTGTTGTGTTGTTGAGGGGGTGTACTTCGCTAGTGGTAAAATGGGCAGACATGTATCTAGGAAATTTTTAAACGATGAGGGGCAGTTATTCGATGCCATCTGATAGACCTAATTACTCAAATGTGAAAGCATTTTCATGGTATATAAGTCAATCTAATCAGAAGACATAACATTGTTTGGAATTGGTTTCTTAAGACACGGCAACAACACACCAATACCCAcgacaaaagaaaatgagCAGTGTTAGAGCATTAtccagttttgaaaaaaaattattgTTACAGTCTGTAGACGGACTCAAAAACGGTACCACTTTTGGAGCCGAATACTCTACTTTCAAGGAAGGGTGGTCAGATGAAGAAGCTACTTTGTTGACTGTAAAGGATTCCAGATTATGTTTGGGTCTACTGACAAAAGCATTGGAaaacttgataaaaaaGCATATTGAACTATTTTTGACGATAAACGAACAATTTGAATTTGaggttttgaagaaaataaagacCAGTGATGTCATTTCCACAATCCAATTTGATTCGTTTAAGGACGAAAAGATTAACTGCCAATTGGGAGCACCACCATACTTGCTGCGTCATATCTTCAATCATGACAGATTTGTACCTGGAAGCGGTAAACCTCTATGGAAATTATACCTACTGGATGATTCGCTAGCCTTTTTCCATGGTCAAGACTGCTTATTCGATGTGTTCTCCACCGCTAACTTCCACAGACTACTCCTCAAAGAGGTAAACTTGTTATCTAGCAGGCCccaaaaatggaaaaagtTAGATTACGTTTTCAAGTTTGGTCCAGATTCTATGTCGGAGGTAAAGCAACTTCCAAAATCGATTTACGACAACCCTAAATTGTACATACCCACGTTAAATCCAGATCTTTTCAACCTACAGACACAAtcctttttcaaatcgATATATGTGAATACTGTTAAAAAGCCCATCGAGTTTCTGACCAACACGGATGTTTCCTTTCTCTCACTTAACTCAAACATGAAATACAATGATATCCTGGACATAAATTCCAAGCTGTGTGGGAACACCGTCTTTGGTTGTGTTTCGAATGAGAGAttcaagtatttgaatACCATTATTAATCAAGAGGGACTgtgtttgaaaagttttatTGTTGGTATCGCGATGCTATGTTTGAAGCCTATGGTTAAAAATTTAAGTGGAACTGTGACATTTTCGATACCGGTGGATCTGAGGTCATTTGTGGACGAGCCAAGAGATTTTGGGCTTTACTACAAAGATATACGAGTTGAATGCCCCTTATCTTTGATTGATGACGACAAGTCGAAGGACTGCATGAAGGGTGCGAGCGTGTCTGAAGAAGATTTCGATGAGAAATTGATGGAATACCAGTTCAAGAACATTACTGGTTTTGTTAGAAACCATTTGGAACAAAGACTGACGCGGTTTTCTAAAACGGGGTTCAACGATGATGACATCAGGAGGATGAAATTCGACGACAAAAACACCCTTGGAGGTAGCAGTAATAATGGAACGTTTATTCAAATCTATGACACATCCCTTATCAATGTTAACGAATTTGGGGAACCAAATAGCTTTATGATCAGAGCTTGCAATCTTACGAAATCTTTAAACAGCGAGGAGCTGATGTCCCTCTCTTACACATACTGTGAAGAAAATGGGCTGAATATATGTATACACTATCCTGAAAACTACAAAATGGAATCGTTTGTTGAATGTTTCCAAAGTTTTTTAGAGGAAGGTAATTGACACTATATAATAAATACGTAACTCGATGACACTAACAAATGTTCTACGAAGAGAATACTATTCGTCAAGAAAAATCACCTTCTCCTAGCCGTAGGAGGAGATTGGGCATCTCTTTCAATGATATCGCCCCCCACACCCAGTTCTTGTAGTTTATCTTCCTCAATTTGAATTTGATCCCGTCTTTCCCACCAACGGTCCTGACATAATTCAAACGATTTTTGCTTCAGGTGCTTACCTTTGGCATGCTTGTTATTGGAGATTGCCCATTCCAAGAACTTTGGACCTTCACGAATGTAGAACTCACGTAACGATTCAAATGCCTTAGGATGAGGCAACCATGGTCTTGGATCAGGTATCTCCATTTCATCGATACCTTCATCCtcctcattttcttcctcatcgtcatcttcaGCCTCCAACCTCTCGTTCGTCGGTTCCGCTTCACCGtcgtcttcatcgtcatcatcttcgtATTCGAAATCATCTTCAGATTGAACATCGCCTAGCCTCTTAACTTCTTCTATCTCCTGTAGGTTTTCATAATATTGGGTGATACCATCCAGCTTGTTCAAATCGATGCTATAGAAGGAGTCAATAGTGTAATCGTTATCCTTGAACTCCCACATACCAccgtatatataaaatgtATCATTGAGGACAGTAGTACACGCATTGAACCGTTCGTGCGGTAGTTGGTTCAGTTTCGGTAAGTTTGTGCgcattttttcctcttcctcgttGTCATCTTGTTCTCGGTCAGTCGTTGTTTCTTCATGAGGTGTATTCGATCCTGAATAGCTGTTAGTctcctcatccttcaaGTCATTTTGCtccaaaattttgtttAGCAAATCTTGTAGCTCCTTTTCTTGCTCCTTGGAAACCGTGTTGTTACTTGACTTATTCCTATTAGCATTACTATTTTGAGTAACCTTTCTCAGTTTCAAAGGATACCATCTGTTGGATTCTATGTTGTACGAGTATAGATCATTGTAGTAAATGGAACTTAGATCCTCCTCCGTCTCCTCTAAATCGTAAACACCTCCAAAAAGAATACCCCTATTGTTTCTATGAAGTGCCATCGAACAACCAACACGTGGTGACGGTTGTTGTCCCTTCTTGGCTCGACGTTCCCATTTGATCTCATTGACGTTCTGGctcatcttcaaaatccAACAATCAGTAAGTGTTTTACCCTTATGTAGAGACTTGTTGTTTTTAGCCTTCACTTTACAATACCCACCATAAACGATTGGTCCCTCGTTGGAACCAATCCAGGAATGTCCTGAACGTGGGTCCGGTTGGTTCTTGTTGGTCGTTTCCCATTTCGTCCATTTGAAGTCCACGACGTTAAACAACCAAACGTCGTTAAAGTACGAAGTACCTTGgttcaaatctttgaaccCACCAAAGAGAATGAAATAGTTCTTCCACGTAGTAATTCTATGACCAGACCGAGCACTGGGACCATTCTTGAAATCCAATTTACTCCATTCTCTAGTGGTATTATCAAGCAGCCACGTATCGTTGTAATGGTAAAAAGTGTTTTGTTTGGGAGAACTGAACTCCCCACCGAAAAGAATCGTCACACCTGACTGATGTGAGCACATTGCCGCTGAAGACCGCGGCATTGGGGAGTTCTGTGAGGTGAATTTTTTCCATTGGTTATTCTGTGGGTTGTAAACGTGCAAGTC contains:
- the PBI1 gene encoding Pbi1p (similar to Saccharomyces cerevisiae YPL272C; ancestral locus Anc_6.8); translation: MSSVRALSSFEKKLLLQSVDGLKNGTTFGAEYSTFKEGWSDEEATLLTVKDSRLCLGLLTKALENLIKKHIELFLTINEQFEFEVLKKIKTSDVISTIQFDSFKDEKINCQLGAPPYLLRHIFNHDRFVPGSGKPLWKLYLLDDSLAFFHGQDCLFDVFSTANFHRLLLKEVNLLSSRPQKWKKLDYVFKFGPDSMSEVKQLPKSIYDNPKLYIPTLNPDLFNLQTQSFFKSIYVNTVKKPIEFLTNTDVSFLSLNSNMKYNDILDINSKLCGNTVFGCVSNERFKYLNTIINQEGLCLKSFIVGIAMLCLKPMVKNLSGTVTFSIPVDLRSFVDEPRDFGLYYKDIRVECPLSLIDDDKSKDCMKGASVSEEDFDEKLMEYQFKNITGFVRNHLEQRLTRFSKTGFNDDDIRRMKFDDKNTLGGSSNNGTFIQIYDTSLINVNEFGEPNSFMIRACNLTKSLNSEELMSLSYTYCEENGLNICIHYPENYKMESFVECFQSFLEEGN
- the KNAG0E02760 gene encoding reverse transcriptase family protein, which translates into the protein MEQYLTDREAQLSLAMSWLKEAVSNIKNQVVASPSFNGPSNNAMTIIPPDKEVVSISIGTVKTKELRDNRDNQSTECCLFLVHTATTESENAHTVTDTESVQTIKAQYKNVIASSLPLRTTYTGKIQHVIDLIPGTSPTHSRPYRMSGEKKQELSKQIRELIRDERIFPTTSPYGAPVLFVKKKDGTRRLCVDYRKLNSHTIKSRFPLPLIDNLFDQLAGAKFFSSLDLISGYHQIPIKDQDRMKTAFLTHEGQFAWRVMPFGLTSAPSTFQMLMNGVLRDYLNKFVVVYLDDILVYSPSKEQHAEHLSLVLDHLRAVHLTAKESKCSFFKRQIHFLGHMIDGTGIHMDNTKLTAITS
- the KEL3 gene encoding Kel3p (similar to Saccharomyces cerevisiae KEL3 (YPL263C); ancestral locus Anc_6.10) — translated: MAKKTKKDKDAKKARSEAKSKKNLLKAASKDQKRVKKFGLDSDDEEDLDIDTILQNFKLEQEQFEKVVVELVPHPTPRNNACLVTNASKPELLLFGGERTNNETNMTKFYNDLHVYNPQNNQWKKFTSQNSPMPRSSAAMCSHQSGVTILFGGEFSSPKQNTFYHYNDTWLLDNTTREWSKLDFKNGPSARSGHRITTWKNYFILFGGFKDLNQGTSYFNDVWLFNVVDFKWTKWETTNKNQPDPRSGHSWIGSNEGPIVYGGYCKVKAKNNKSLHKGKTLTDCWILKMSQNVNEIKWERRAKKGQQPSPRVGCSMALHRNNRGILFGGVYDLEETEEDLSSIYYNDLYSYNIESNRWYPLKLRKVTQNSNANRNKSSNNTVSKEQEKELQDLLNKILEQNDLKDEETNSYSGSNTPHEETTTDREQDDNEEEEKMRTNLPKLNQLPHERFNACTTVLNDTFYIYGGMWEFKDNDYTIDSFYSIDLNKLDGITQYYENLQEIEEVKRLGDVQSEDDFEYEDDDDEDDGEAEPTNERLEAEDDDEEENEEDEGIDEMEIPDPRPWLPHPKAFESLREFYIREGPKFLEWAISNNKHAKGKHLKQKSFELCQDRWWERRDQIQIEEDKLQELGVGGDIIERDAQSPPTARRR